One region of Trichosurus vulpecula isolate mTriVul1 chromosome 1, mTriVul1.pri, whole genome shotgun sequence genomic DNA includes:
- the RANBP1 gene encoding ran-specific GTPase-activating protein isoform X1 produces MAAAKEAHEEHDTSTENVDDSNHDPQFEPIVSLPEQEIKTLEEDEEELFKMRAKLFRFASENDLPEWKERGTGDVKLLKHKEKGTIRLLMRRDKTLKICANHYITPLMELKPNAGSDRAWVWNTHADFADESPKPELLAIRFLNAENAQKFKAKFEECRNEIEEREKKAGAGKEITNKVVEKLSELSVKEEKEKEKEEEEEEAGSQEPGSPKAPEKETKDQDVLLQ; encoded by the exons ATGGCGGCTGCTAAG GAAGCTCATGAGGAGCATGACACCTCCACAGAGAATGTGGATGACTCCAACCACGATCCGCAGTTTGAGCCCATCGTGTCTCTCCCTGAGCAGGAGATTAAGACCcttgaggaagatgaagaagagctCTTTAAGAT GCGGGCCAAACTGTTCCGATTTGCGTCTGAGAATGACCTTCCAGAATGGAAAGAGCGAGGGACGGGTGACGTGAAGCTGCTGAAGCACAAGGAGAAAGGGACGATTCGCCTCCTCATGAGAAGGGACAAAACCCTGAAGATCTGTGCAAATCACTATA TCACACCGTTGATGGAGCTGAAGCCCAACGCAGGCAGCGACAGGGCCTGGGTTTGGAACACACACGCCGACTTTGCTGATGAGAGCCCCAAGCCTGAGCTGCTGGCAATTCGATTCCTAAACGCAGAAA ATGCCCAGAAGTTTAAGGCAAAATTTGAAGAATGCAGGAATGagatagaagaaagagaaaagaaag CAGGAGCAGGCAAAGAAATCACCAACAAAGTGGTGGAGAAATTGTCAGAGCTGTcggtgaaggaggagaaggagaaagagaaagaggaggaggaggaggaggcgggcAGCCAAGAGCCTGGGAGCCCCAAGGCGCCTGAGAAGGAGACCAAGGACCAGGATGTGTTACTGCAATAA
- the RANBP1 gene encoding ran-specific GTPase-activating protein isoform X2, with amino-acid sequence MAAAKEAHEEHDTSTENVDDSNHDPQFEPIVSLPEQEIKTLEEDEEELFKMRAKLFRFASENDLPEWKERGTGDVKLLKHKEKGTIRLLMRRDKTLKICANHYITPLMELKPNAGSDRAWVWNTHADFADESPKPELLAIRFLNAENAQKFKAKFEECRNEIEEREKKGAGKEITNKVVEKLSELSVKEEKEKEKEEEEEEAGSQEPGSPKAPEKETKDQDVLLQ; translated from the exons ATGGCGGCTGCTAAG GAAGCTCATGAGGAGCATGACACCTCCACAGAGAATGTGGATGACTCCAACCACGATCCGCAGTTTGAGCCCATCGTGTCTCTCCCTGAGCAGGAGATTAAGACCcttgaggaagatgaagaagagctCTTTAAGAT GCGGGCCAAACTGTTCCGATTTGCGTCTGAGAATGACCTTCCAGAATGGAAAGAGCGAGGGACGGGTGACGTGAAGCTGCTGAAGCACAAGGAGAAAGGGACGATTCGCCTCCTCATGAGAAGGGACAAAACCCTGAAGATCTGTGCAAATCACTATA TCACACCGTTGATGGAGCTGAAGCCCAACGCAGGCAGCGACAGGGCCTGGGTTTGGAACACACACGCCGACTTTGCTGATGAGAGCCCCAAGCCTGAGCTGCTGGCAATTCGATTCCTAAACGCAGAAA ATGCCCAGAAGTTTAAGGCAAAATTTGAAGAATGCAGGAATGagatagaagaaagagaaaagaaag GAGCAGGCAAAGAAATCACCAACAAAGTGGTGGAGAAATTGTCAGAGCTGTcggtgaaggaggagaaggagaaagagaaagaggaggaggaggaggaggcgggcAGCCAAGAGCCTGGGAGCCCCAAGGCGCCTGAGAAGGAGACCAAGGACCAGGATGTGTTACTGCAATAA